In Ensifer sp. WSM1721, the genomic window GGCGTTCTCCAACGTGTTTGCGACAGCCCTTGAATTGATATCGCAGGCTAACAACGACAGCGCACCATTCTTTGCCAACAAGAGGCCAGGGAGACCGAAACCGCAGCCGATTTCCAAGATCGTCTTTCCAGCAAATGGGGGGAAGTTCTCGCTAAACCAACGCCAACTCGGGAAATCTTCGGGAGGAAAAACGCCTTCTCGTAGGATTAGATCTAGGCCGAACTCCTGTATCTGCCGCGGGAAGGTTCGCTGTTGACTAGCTTTAAGTGTCGTCCGGACTCTATCGAGTTCACTCATATGTTCGCTCCTAAGTCGACGCGGAACTGTTGCTGACCATTGGACAGTTTTTCGGTCCAGCCCGGCAGTTCCAGAGGCATTACAGACGGCTTCGATATGGGGCGATCCGCCGATCGCCACGAACGCTCGATACCAAAGACCAATTCTTGTCCTTTTTTCCAATTAACGGAGCGAATCCGAGCGCTCCATTGCTGTGCTTCTTGAAGCCCTTAGATAAGATCCAGTCTGTCCGGGTCTCTCCAGGTTCTCCACTCATAGTTGCGAAGAACGACGTAGCCGGGTCCAGTCCCCACCACGTAATTGGGATTGAGTGGTGTTTTGCCGAGCGGAGTGCAAATTACATATTGCGGCACGGCAAAGCCTGTTGTGTGCCCACGCAAATTCTCAATAATGTGCATGCCAACATCAATCGATGTTCTGAAGTGCTCAGCGCCCCGCACCAAGTCGGCGTGGTACAAATAGTATGGTCGCACACGTGCAATAAGGAGTTTGTGGACCAGCTCTTTCATAACCTCGACAGAGTCGTTGATGCCTTTCAAGAGCACAGACTGATTGCCGACCGGCACTCCCGCTTCGAGTAGCCGTTCGATGGCAATTTTCGCTTCTGGCGTGATCTCGTTGGGGTGATTAAAATGAGTGTTGACCCAGACGGGATGGTACTTTTTGACCATTTGGCAGAACTCCGGCGTGATCCGTTGTGGCATCGTCACGGGTGTTCGGGTGCCGATTCGAATGATCTGAACGTGCTGAAGTTGCCTGAGCCGTGACAGTACGTATTCTAGTTTAGTGTCGGCAACGGTCAGCGGATCACCTCCGCTTAACAGTACGTCACGAATCTCCGGCCGCTCGGCAATGTACGCTATGCCCCTGTCTATTAGAGCTCGATCAGTGACGATTGAATCCTGCCCGGCGTGAACCTTGCGCGAGCAGTGCCTGCAGTAGGTGGCACAGAAGTTGGTAACATGGAACAGTACGCGGTCGGGGTACCTGTGAACGATGCAACTGACGTCGGTCTTCCCCTCCTTCCAAAGAGGGTTTTCGGAATCAACTGCTGATCGGTGGAATGAGGGGAGCTGCTCAATATGGAAGATATCTTCAAGCTCTTGGATATCAGGGACAGCTTGTAGGCGAACTGGATCGTTTCGATCCTCTTCGTTTATGAGGGAGAGGTAATAAGGCGTCACCCGGAAGCTATACCGCTCGCTCACCAGGTGGAAGGTCTCTTCTTCTTCAGGGCTAACGTTTATATGTTGCTTAAGCGCCTCGATGGTAGTGACGCTGTTGGCAAGTTGCCAACGCCAGTCATCCCAAGCGTTATTGCGATTGTCTGTTGCGTTCGTGGTTAGCATGTCAGACCTCCGTTGGAGCACCATTTTGCGATTGTTTTAGTAGCAACGTTGCGTTGGCCTACAAGCCGCTTCAACCCAAGAGTACGCTCGACACCACGCCAAAGTTTGCTATGGTCACAGCTACGATGAGGATCTTCTGTCATGCGGCGACGAAATTCGCGAGGTGGTG contains:
- a CDS encoding KamA family radical SAM protein gives rise to the protein MLTTNATDNRNNAWDDWRWQLANSVTTIEALKQHINVSPEEEETFHLVSERYSFRVTPYYLSLINEEDRNDPVRLQAVPDIQELEDIFHIEQLPSFHRSAVDSENPLWKEGKTDVSCIVHRYPDRVLFHVTNFCATYCRHCSRKVHAGQDSIVTDRALIDRGIAYIAERPEIRDVLLSGGDPLTVADTKLEYVLSRLRQLQHVQIIRIGTRTPVTMPQRITPEFCQMVKKYHPVWVNTHFNHPNEITPEAKIAIERLLEAGVPVGNQSVLLKGINDSVEVMKELVHKLLIARVRPYYLYHADLVRGAEHFRTSIDVGMHIIENLRGHTTGFAVPQYVICTPLGKTPLNPNYVVGTGPGYVVLRNYEWRTWRDPDRLDLI